The Gadus macrocephalus chromosome 20, ASM3116895v1 genome includes a region encoding these proteins:
- the rpe gene encoding ribulose-phosphate 3-epimerase, whose amino-acid sequence MAYTAKIGPSILSSDLARLGSECVRMLECGADYLHLDVMDGHFVPNLTFGHPMVECLRKSLGPDPFFDMHMMVSRPEQWVKPMSAAGANQYTFHLESTTNPGNLIKEIREAGMKVGLAIKPGTTVEELAPWANQIDMALVMTVEPGFGGQKFMVDMMPKVSWLRSQFPSLDIEVDGGVGPDTIHRCAEAGANMIVSGSAVIGSADPRSVIALLRTAVSEAIQKRSLDR is encoded by the exons ATGGCGTACACAGCGAAGATCGGGCCGTCCATCCTCAGCAGCGACCTGGCCCGCCTGGGCAGCGAGTGCGTCCGGATGCTGGAGTGCGGGGCGGACTACCTGCACTTGGACGTGATGGACGG ACACTTCGTCCCCAACTTAACCTTTGGACATCCGATGGTCGAGTGCTTGCGGAAGTCTTTAGGGCCGGATCCCTTCTTTG ACATGCACATGATGGTGTCCCGGCCGGAGCAGTGGGTGAAGCCCATGTCTGCAGCCGGAGCCAATCAGTACACGTTTCACCTGGAGTCCACGACCAACCCTGGGAACCTCATCAAGGAGATCAGAGAGGCCGGGATGAAG GTGGGCCTGGCCATCAAGCCTGGGACCACCGTAGAGGAGCTGGCTCCCTGGGCCAACCAGATCGACATGGCCCTGGTCATGACCGTGGAGCCTGGCTTCGGCGGACAGAAGTTCATGGTGGACATGATGCCCAAG GTCAGCTGGCTGCGGAGCCAGTTCCCCTCGCTGGACATCGAGGTGGACGGAGGTGTGGGCCCCGACACCATCCACCGCTGTGCCGAG GCCGGAGCCAACATGATCGTGTCAGGCAGCGCGGTGATCGGGAGCGCCGACCCTCGTTCCGTCATCGCCCTGCTGCGCACGGCTGTTTCGGAGGCCATCCAGAAGCGCTCGCTGGACCGCTGA